From the genome of Falco cherrug isolate bFalChe1 chromosome 10, bFalChe1.pri, whole genome shotgun sequence:
CCCTTGGAAACAGGAGAACGTAGAGGCTGAAGCCTCCATGGTCATCGCAGGTTGGTCCTTCTTTGTAAAAGATCTTCCCTCCCGTGTCTTTCTCAAGGCTGAATTGCCTCACTCGTGCTGCACAGGTTCTCTAATAGGGCGTTTGTCTTCTCCCCTGCACAGTGCCAGAGCCTTTTGGGGGTGCGATCATCATTGGGCAGGAGTCTATCACCTACCACAACGGAGATAAATACCTAGCTATAGCTCCACCTATCATCAAGGTGAGCGGCTGCTGAGACCTAGAAATGTATCCTGTGTAATTCCTTCATTCGCTGGCATCTCTCAGAGTGCCGGTACGATATTGGGCTAGTTGTACTCAAgaatttaaactgctttttgtcTCCAGGTGTAGTCTAATAGAAACATTTTACTCCCTGAGGTTTGGCAAGTGGAGGTGTTCCACACGATGTCTGGTCTGTATTTCTGGGGACTGGTGGATGTATGTGATCCTTGTACTggtggcagcctgtgctggcagtgCAGTGTGTGGCTCTGCTCTCTGTTGAGTGCTTAGAAATGGTGCAGCAAAGCTGAAATCTTGTTTGAGCCCCAGAGAAAAGGATTAATTAGGAGGTAGTGCATGCTTTGGGCAAGGATCCAGGCCAGAGCCTGGTTTCATTCTTGGCAGCAAAAGATAATGAATGAGCCTGTTGAAGACTTGAGTACACTGGTATATGATTGGGGCACttgttcaaaaggaaaaaagacttaAAGGGTTTGTGACACAAGTTGAGCATGTGGTTTTTATCAGGGACAGGCCAGTTCCCATGTTTAAATGGTGCAGGAAGCACAAATGGCATGGCTGAGGTGCCATGCAAGCCTGAAACAGGGCTTGAGCTATGATCAAAAGGTCCTTTTAAGCTGGAAATATTGACAGGCTAGAAAAGAACTGCAGATCTTGGGTAAAGAAATACTAACATTTTGCCTGAATGCCTGCAGGCTCTCAGACTACTGCTGGAGCTCTGTGATGGAGAGTCTCATATTGGAGCAGGCAGAGTGAGTCACCTGCGCTCTGCTGACATGGTCCTTGACGTGCAGGCAGAGTGCAGACACTCCTGTACTTGAGGCCAGTGGGAtgtttagaatcacagaatcatttaggtttgaaaagaactttgagattatcaagtccaaccattaacccagggcTGCTAGGTCCATCACTAAGCCATATCACTAAGCACCgtatctatgtgttttttaaatccctccagggatggtgattccaccatgtccctgggcagcctggtccagtgcttgaccactcTTCCAGTGAATAATTTTTCCTgatgtccaatctaaacctcccctggcacaagttgctgtttcctcttgtcctgttgctttttatctgggagaagagactgaccccgacctgcctacaacctcctttcaggcagctgtagagagcaatcAGGTCCCCCCCCGAgtcccctcctctccaggctgagcaccccctgcccagctctggacAGGCCTCAGCCcctctggcagtgaggggcccagagctgaacccagggttcgaggggcagatgcaccagtgctgagcacaggtgagacagtcactgccctggtcctgctggccacgctgtttccgatacaagccaggatgctgctggctgccttggccacctgggcacactgctggctcgtgtcCAGCCAGCCACCAAGCAGCACGCCCAGGCCCTTTCCCAATGGGCggcttcccagccgctctgccctaagcctgtagcactgcgtggggctgttgtgacccaggtgcgagacccggcactgagccccgTTGAGCCTCACACAACTGGCTgcggcccatcggtccagcctgcccagctccccctgcagagcctaCTGCCCTCAAGAGATTAACACTCCCcgcagcttggtgtcatctgcaaactgactgaagGTGCGCTTGATGCCCTCATCCAGATTGTTGATAAAGGTATTAAACAagactggccccagcactgagccctggggagcaccacttgtgaccagcacCAGCTGGATGTCACTCCGTTCCCCACCACTCTGGGCTTGGCCGCCCAGCCAGCTTTTCACCCAGCGCAGAGCACgcccgtccaagccatgagccgccagtttctccaggagatgctgtagGAATCGGagtcaaaggctttactaatgTCTGAATGGATAACATGCACAgactttccctcatccactaggtgggtcatcttgtaGACAGAGATCAGGTTggtcaagcaggacctgcctttcataaccctgtactggctgggcctgatcccctggttgtcctgtacacTGCgtgtgatggtgctcaggatgaccTGCTCTGTAACCTCCCCCAGCGCTGAGGTCAGGCTGATGAGCCTGTACTGTAGTTCCCAgatcctcctcctgcccttaTAGATGGGGTCACGCTGGCCTCCCTCAGGTTgtctgggacctccccagtttgcCAGGGCcgttgataaatgatggagaggtTGTTTGTATACAATAAAGATCTGCAAGATCAGGATTTTGAAACCAAAGCCAAATACGTTGACAGGAGGCTAGGCAGCATCCACCACACAGCAAAGTGTCTGCAGAGCTTGGGTCCGGAGATGGAGCGAGGCCTGGAGCTCTGCAGGTCCCAGCTAGCATCTCTGCATCTGTGGAAGGCCCAGCCTTAGGAAAATAGGCATTCTGATGGCATCTTCCCTGGGCTGTGAACAAGCTAGCAATGTGTTTAAGAACGTGAGGTGGTTCCTAGTGAACAAAAATGAGACTGTTTGACTACAGGTTCTGGTTGTGTTTGCTGGTGAGGTTTATTGAAGGGTGAATCCAGCCCTCTCTGTGTAGGAGGCATGGACTCTGCTGGGGTTACAGCTAGCAGCCGGTGCGCTGTGGGTGTGGTTGTTCCCTTCTGCCCGCTTGGGGCTGTTTCAATGGGTTCCTAAAAATTCCCTCCCTCCTTCGTGTGCAGCAAAGTACAATTGTGTGCCACAACCGTGTGGATCCCAACGGGTCCCGATACTTGCTGGGGGACATGGAAGGGCGCCTCTTCATGctgctcctggagaaggaggaacAGATGGACGGCACTGTCACCTTGAAGGACCTGCGTGTAGAACTGCTCGGGGAGGTAGGACTCAGCCCCATTGTGTGTGCTGTCCCTGTCGCTTCTCGCTGCGGGGCTGGGAGGCTCTGCAGGCTGGACATGCTTCGCTGAGGACTGAGTCGCAGGAACAGTGTCTCTTCTGGAGCCCGGGGTGGAGTGATGTTTTGCAGTTCTTGCAGCTCTGGACTGTTGCTGGGAAATTCCCTGTGTGGTACTTGAAAGTTTACACCATCTCAGGTTTTTGCCTGGTGCTTGTGTGCTGTCCCTGGGAGAAGCTTGGACTCTCCATGGGTTTTGTAAAGGGATTAAATTCCTCTCATGTGTGCAAGGTCTTCCTATGGGGCTGCAGCTCAGATGTGGTGCTTGCGGAGCGTGGCAGGGTTCTTCCCATGCTAGCAGTGGTTCATCTGTGTCTTCTCAATTCCCAGACGTCCATTGCAGAGTGCTTGACCTACCTGGACAATGGAGTTGTGTTTGTCGGCTCTCGTCTTGGGGATTCCCAACTTGTGAAGGTACACGGCAGATGTCTTCTGGCTTAGTTGTGTGTTCAGACAGCGGTTtgtacatatttaattttttcatggCCTTAAGAGGTGTATGCGGAtaaatcttcctttcttgtcTGCCCTACACCCTTTCCACTTGCCTGGTCTTGCTGAAAGCTGATGATTGTGTTTATTCATAGCTCAACGTGGACAGCAACGAGCAGGGCTCCTATGTTGTGGCTATGGAGACCTTCACCAACCTCGGGCCCATCGTCGACATGTGTGTGGTAGACCTGGAAAGACAAGGCCAGGGGCAGGTAATGttgattctgcttttcttctctcagtGCTGGGAATGTCTGGGCCGGCCAGATGGATGCATCGGTTgttcacagaaggaaaagactACAAATCTTTTGTGGGAGAATCTCCAAGTCTTATCCAGGTGCAGGGATGGTATTGAGGTCCTACTAAGAGTGGTATGAGTGAGGTGGCTAAGTCCTGGGTACCCCCCTTCATGAGGAAGGGGTTGCCTTTGTGCATTTAGGAAGGATCAGCTACCAAAAAAATTTCCTCTGAGAAGATGGGTATCCCACCTTCCCCTGAACCCATCGCTGCAAGGAGGAGTGGGGAAGCTTCCCGGCAGTGGTTGGTAAAGACCACCTGCTTCTCTTCCAGCTGGTCACATGCTCAGGTGCATTTAAAGAGGGTTCGCTGCGGATCATCCGGAACGGCATTGGGATTCATGAGCACGCCAGCATTGACTTGCCAGGGATTAAAGGTGCGTGAGCTGTTCGGTGCTGTCTCATACCACCCGCAGCGTGAGAGGGCCCAGTGGGGGCACACCGTGCACAGACTGAGGctgggtgtggggcaggggccTTGCCACCCACCAGCTTCTGGAATATTCACTGTGAGCAAGTGTGGCCTCGCTTTCTTGCAGGTTTGTGGCCCCTGAGGTCAGACTCTCACCGTGAAACAGACAACACGTTGGTGCTGTCCTTTGTGGGCCAAACCAGGTAAGGTGGGGTTCATGCTGAGCCAGGCTGTCAGGCACCTGTTGGAGCATGGCGTAACAGGAGTTGCCTTTCAGAGTTCTGATGCTAAATGGAGAGGAAGTAGAAGAGACGGAGCTCACAGGGTTTGTGGATGATCAGCAGACTTTCTTCTGCGGCAATGTGGCACATCAGCAATTGATCCAGGTAATGCCAGTTCTAGGGAAACAGATACATCTTTCATGATGACCCTACTGTCCTTATTGACTGTGGGACTCGCAAAGATCTGCCCTGCTTATCGGGGCAGGGTTTGCAGTACTTCCCTGGGCTGTTGTCAGAATGGGAGGTGGTGGTCTGGCTCTGAGCAGAGACGTTTTCTCTCTCCAGATCACCTCTGCCTCTGTGAGACTGGTTAGTCAGGAGCCCAAAGCCCTGGTGAGTGAGTGGAAAGAGCCCAACGGGAAGAACATCAGTGTGGCTTCTTGTAACAGTAACCAGGTAGTGGTGGCTGTGGGACGAGCCCTGTACTACCTGGAGATCCGACCCCAGGAGCTCAGGCAGATCAGGTGGGCGCACATCTCTTGTCCTGGCTTGAGGGCTCTTGGCCTCTGCTGTCTGTCTTTGGGCTCAGGACTGAcacctctgcttcctccctcctgccagctgcacGGAAATGGAGCATGAAGTTGCCTGCCTGGACATCACCCCTTTGGGGGACACTAATGGCATGTCCCCACTGTGTGCGATCGGGCTTTGGACTGACATCTCTGCCCGCATCCTAAAGCTGCCTTCGTTTGAACTGCTGCACAAGGAGATGCTGGGAGGAGGTAGGgctctcctggggctgctgggtggTGGCAGCAGTCACTGACCTGGCTGAGTCACGAGTGAcatcagccttctcttctgctctctgcagaaatTATCCCTCGCTCCATCCTGATGACGACCTTTGAGAGCAGCCATTACCTTCTGTGTGCCCTAGGGGATGGAGCTCTCTTCTACTTTGGGCTCAGCCTTGAGACAGGTGACTACAGAGCCTAGCACTGAGCAGGCTGCTGAAGGGGGTGGCTGAACTGGTGCCCTCTTGCTTGATGTGCTTTCTTTCATCCTTCTGGAGagatcttctttttctttctttctcactgtgACGGGGTCATGCTTAggtgggactggctgtgggCGCTGGGAGTTGGTGGATTTCTCCAGTGGGCTCTGAAGAAAGGAGACCGATGGTTACGTTCATTGCtttgctgccctgtgctgaCAGCAGGATGCATTTACCCACACTCATTTCTTCCCAGGGTGTTGCAGCTGCTTGCGCTCTGCCTTGCTCTCAGGAGCTCCGTTGTGGCAGCTCCCAACACCAGTGCTCCTTTTTGGCAGGCTTGCTGAGTGACCGGAAGAAGGTGACCCTTGGGACCCAGCCCACCGTCCTGAGGACGTTCCGCTCTCTGTCCACCACCAACGTGTTTGCCTGCTCTGACCGCCCCACCGTCATCTACAGCAGTAACCACAAGCTGGTCTTCTCCAATGTCAACCTGAAGGAGGTGAACTACATGTGTCCTCTCAACTCAGATGGGTATCCCGACAGGTGAGTGGGATCCTGGGATCAGCAAATAGGATCTTGGGATCAGCAGTTTTGAGGGGTGCGGAGGGGAGGGAGGTTCTTGCTGTGCCATCCACCTTATGCTATCCACCTTATAAGTGCCATTGCTCCTGTTTTTGTCTTCCCATACAGTTTGGCCTTGGCCAACAACAGCACCCTGACAATTGGCACCATTGACGAGATCCAGAAGCTGCACATCCGCACGGTTCCCCTCTATGAATCACCCAGGTGAGCTGAGCAGGGGGAAGGAGCCCAGCTTGAGGGCACATGCTCTACGGCATGGGACAAGGTTGGAGGAGGACTTCACAGTCAGCATTCCCGTTGGGGGCTTAGTTGACACGCAGAGTGAATTGGTGGCTTGTGCTCAGAGCAGTCTGGGCAAGTGAACAGCTCTGTCTGTTCTTGTCTCCAGAGCCCCCGTGCTCTCCTTGAGGTGGCCTGTGCTGGCTCTCCTGCCCACACAGCTCTGTTTGTCCCGCAGGAAGATCTGCTACCAAGAGGTATCGCAGTGTTTCGGCGTGCTCTCGAGTCGTATCGAGGTGCAGGATGCCAGTGGGGGCACCACTGCACTCAGACCCAGCGCCAGCACGCAGGTGAGGGGTGGCTGCTAGGTCGTCCCTGGGCTGTGGGTACCGTAGCTCCTCAGGCCAAACCATGATGCAGATATTCCTTGACAGTCTTCTCTTCCGAAGCTCCAAGTGCAAGCTCCTCCCTGTGGCAGCCTGGGAGGAGATGGGGTAGTAAGATCTGTGTGGTGGTGACAAGGGCTCTCTGTGCTGCGCTCTGGCAGCCTCGACACGCTTACCGTTCTGTCTGATCACCTTTGGGTTTGGGTGCTGCTCCTTCAGTCTCTGTACAGGCTTCTGTCTGGTCTTGAGTGGGTTCCTTCTTCTAGGGATGCAGGCACAAGTGCCCTTCAGGCAATAGCTCTGTTGGAAACTACAACACTGCATAAACTCTTCTGTTAATGCTGTTGCTCAGCAGCGCTACCTCTGCCATGCATGTCACATGTCTCTGCTGGTAACAGGGAGTGGGTCCCTTTGCTCAAGCCTAGGGAGCTCCTTGCTTCGCCTTCTCTCCCATGTATTTTCCTGGTCCCCGGTTGCCTCAGCCCATGTGGAGCAGCATGAGGATGTGACCGATCTTCCTGTGTCCTAGGCCCTGTCCAGCAGCGTGAGCACCAGCAAGCTgttctccagcagcacagcgCCGCATGAGACATCCTTTGGAGAGGAGGTGGAGGTGCACAACCTGCTCATCATAGATCAGCACACCTTCGAAGGTACCGGTCCCAAATGCTGCCCGTACCCTAGGCCAGTTTTCTCCCGCAGGACGAGCCCATCAGCGTGTGGCTGAGACTAGCGATCTTCAAAGGCTTGTGAAGATCAGTCATCTTGCACGTTCCCTTCAGACAGAGCATTTTTGCTGGAGGAGTGTCAGCCACAGGGCGTAGGTTTAAGACATAGCAGGGTTTGATGGCAcaagggggtggtggggaatggGAGAGAAGATCTCCACACAGCTACCTTGGGCATGTCTTgagttttcagctgctttgcctACGCATGGaagtgctgcctgctgggctgtgggtgaCCTGATCgtttctgcctttccctcttTGCACAGTGCTTCATGCTCACCAGTTTCTGCAAAATGAGTACGCTCTCAGCCTGGTCTCCTGCAAGCTCGGCAAGGACCCAAACACCTACTTCATTGTGGGCACCGCCATGGTGTATCCTGAGGAGGCAGAGCCCAAACAAGGCCGCATCGTTGTCTTCCACTACTCGGATGGTAAGAACAAGGTCTTCTTCCATGGCCAAGACCAGCTGCTTGAGGGAGGTCAGAGATGAGCTTCTCGGGCCCAAGAGAGCTCAGGACCCAGCAGCAGACAGTTTTTCTCAAGGAGCCTGCTGCCAGCTACCCACAGGCAGGctcttgctctgctgcaggctgttACAGTGTGTTCCCTTTCCCCTCATCTCCTAGAGAAGCCCAAGAATCCCTCACCAGGACTGGATTCTgagatttgctttctctgtggcTGCCCTTGCTGTCATGTCACTCCTGTGTTACTCGCCCAGAGATCCTCTGAGAGAGTTTCTAGGGCGAGCAATGTTTAGAGCAGCTCATCTGAATCCCCTCATTGTGCCACCCTTGGGAGCACAGGGCAAATAACTGGGCTGTGCATGGGTTTATTccagggaagctgcagagcctggctgagAAGGAGGTCAAGGGGGCTGTGTATTCCATGGTGGAGTTCAATGGGAAGCTGTTAGCCAGCATCAACAGCACGGTAGGGCTCTTGCAAGACCCTGACTTGTTTTGTGAGCACATTTCAGAGCTGGAAGCTGCTCCACCTGTGTGGATGTTAGCCAGGTCCCTGACTTCTGTCAAGGAGTGTGTCCTGGCTGGTGTGGGTGTCCGTGCTGGCTCAGAGCCATGTCACTTCCTTCAGGTGCGCCTGTACGAGTGGACAGCTGAGAAGGAGCTGCGCACGGAGTGCAACCATTACAACAACATCATGGCACTCTACCTGAAGACTAAGGGGGACTTCATCCTTGTGGGAGATCTGATGCGGTCTGTCCTCCTCCTGGCATACAAGCCCATGGAAGGAAACTTCGAGGAGGTATCAGTGCTGTCGAATAGTCTTGGTCAAAGGCATGCCGGGAATCTGTGCTGCCTGTTCCAGTAGCTCTGGGAACAGTGTTTAAGGTGGTAAAAGGAGTCTGACTCACCCCACCTTGCCAGCCCTTTGAAGACAATGATGTAGGGCTCTGCAATGAGAGCAGCATCGCCTAGATCCCTGTGTTTTCTGGAGGGACAGATATCTGGACTTCCAGGGAAGTGGACAGTGTATCAGCAGCCTTTTGAAGAGCAGGCTTTGGGTGCGtgcttgctgcctgccagggtggGGAGCTGCCATCTGGACTGCCTGTTGTGTAGTTGGAATGGCTTAGTGCGACTGCATCTCTGTCAGCAAATGCAGCGTAGCTGGGGGAGGGACCAGGCGCTGAGACAGTCTGTGCACTTACCGTGTTAGAGTGGCTCTGGGCATGCCTTTGGCACGGGCTGACCTGCGCTTGCCCAGGGAGTGTCCTGGCATTGTCAGAGTGCCACTCGGGCCAGGGCCACTTCCAGAAGGTGCTCAGTGCCTTTTGCGCTCAGCTGCTTCATCTAGCACAGAGGGACAGACTGGATCCCACCTTGCTCCTGAATGTTAGCGTTGGGTGGAAGAAGATGCTGGATCACAGGCCAGGCCATCTGGGCACACTGAGTCTCCTCTTGTCCCCTTCCAGATTGCCCGGGACTTCAATCCAAACTGGATGAGTGCCGTGGAGATCCTGGACGATGACAACTTCTTGGGAGCAGAGAATGCTTTCAATTTGTTTGTGTGCCAGAAGGACAGGTGAGCAGGCTGTCAGGGGGGAATGTGACAATGCGTGatgggagggatgggggtggtAGGACCTTCTCCTCCACAAGAGGGATGTGTGTcaggcaggaaagctgggaggGGCATGCCCAGCTCTGAGGAGGGGTgaggtgggagcagaggaagctTTCATGTCACCGCAGCACAGACTGAGCCAGGGTGCTTTGGATTTCAGCGCGGCCACGACCGATGAGGAGCGCCAGCACTTGCAGGAGGTGGGGCTGTCCCACCTGGGAGAGTTTGTCAATGTCTTCTGTCACGGGTCTCTGGTCATGCAGAACCTGGGGGAGACATCTACACCAACACAGGGCTCTGTTCTCTTCGGCACAGTCAACGGCATGATTGGTAAGGGTTGGGGTTCCCCAGCCTGAGTGGGAGGGTGACAGgtccccttccctctgctgaaCCTGGGCTGGGGTTTCCTCATGTCTCCAATCTTCTCTGTTCCCCGCTCGCGTGGCGCTCTGTGCCGTACTCCCTTCAGAAACCTGCTTTTCTCCCTGGGTTGCTTCCAGGAGAGGAAAGTGCTCTGGCTTTCTTTGAAACTCCTTCCttgtcccagctctcccaggcaCCAGTTTCCAGCACAACTCCAGTCCTGGCAGCCTGCCaacccctgcctgctgggagctgctgggacaCCCTGGGGTGAGCCCTGACCCTTCATCTCCATTTTGCCCTTTGCAGGACTGGTGACCTCACTGTCGGAGAGCTGGTACAACCTCCTGCTGGACATGCAGAACAGGCTGAATAAAGTCATCAAGAGCGTGGGCAAGATTGAGCACTCCTTATATCCTTTCGCAGTTCGGTCAGGAGCCTGCGCCGCTCGCTGCTGGGGGGTGGCTTGGGAATTTGGCCCGAGCCAGGCACAGGGTGGGGTGGTGGAGGTTTATCTCTGTTGGGACACCCTGGTGGGGAGCGTACATCAGCTGGAGAGGGTGGCAGTGTGTTTTCCAGGTTCCCAGGGCTTTGTGCTCCCAGAAGGTGCCTGCAGTAGAGCAGGGTCTATCTTACAGGGTTTGAGAATGAGTCTGGCTTTGTGGTAGCCCTAAAACTGTGGCACAAATTCGGTGATCCTCCCGACACAGCACTGTCAGTctggggcagctgctctgctgccgtAGTCCGGGGCTGCTGTTACTCCCTGTGGATTTGGCTCCTTGACGGTGGCACCTGGAGGTCGTTTCACACTGAACGCAAAACAGAACCGGCTACGGGGTTCATTGATGGTGACCTGATTGAAAGCTTCCTGGACATCAGCAGGCCCAAGATGCAGGAGGTGGTGGCAAACTTGCAGGTGCGATGGGTGATGTGAGCTTAGACCCTTCCAAACTAGCAGTAGGGACCCTGCACAGGATTCCAGGCTGCAGTAAATCCTGAATGTGTGCCCTCCTGTAAGGGTGTTCTTCGGCATTGCGTGCTCTGATGCCTTTTGCTCTCCTTGCAGATTGACGACGGTAGCGGCATGAAGAGGGAAGCCACTGTAGACGACCTGATAAAGATTGTGGAGGAGCTGACCCGGATCCATTAGCAGGATTCGGGGTCGTTCCCTAGCACCTCCCTCCATGTAGAGCAAGGGAGTCTTTTCCCCACCTGTAGCTTGGGGACCCCAGCTGAACACCAGCGGTGGTGGCCCTTGCCTgaggggacatgggggaagGAGCCTCTGGAGGGGAGCCAGCTTGCTA
Proteins encoded in this window:
- the DDB1 gene encoding DNA damage-binding protein 1, whose translation is MSYNYVVTAQKPTAVNGCVTGHFTSAEDLNLLIAKNTRLEIYVVTAEGLRPVKEVGMYGKTAVMELFRPKGESKDLLFILTAKYNACILEYKQNGDSIDIITRAHGNVQDRIGRPSETGIIGIIDPECRMIGLRLYDGLFKVIPLDRENKELKAFNIRLEELQVIDVKFLYGCQAPTICFVYQDPQGRHVKTYEVSLREKEFNKGPWKQENVEAEASMVIAVPEPFGGAIIIGQESITYHNGDKYLAIAPPIIKQSTIVCHNRVDPNGSRYLLGDMEGRLFMLLLEKEEQMDGTVTLKDLRVELLGETSIAECLTYLDNGVVFVGSRLGDSQLVKLNVDSNEQGSYVVAMETFTNLGPIVDMCVVDLERQGQGQLVTCSGAFKEGSLRIIRNGIGIHEHASIDLPGIKGLWPLRSDSHRETDNTLVLSFVGQTRVLMLNGEEVEETELTGFVDDQQTFFCGNVAHQQLIQITSASVRLVSQEPKALVSEWKEPNGKNISVASCNSNQVVVAVGRALYYLEIRPQELRQISCTEMEHEVACLDITPLGDTNGMSPLCAIGLWTDISARILKLPSFELLHKEMLGGEIIPRSILMTTFESSHYLLCALGDGALFYFGLSLETGLLSDRKKVTLGTQPTVLRTFRSLSTTNVFACSDRPTVIYSSNHKLVFSNVNLKEVNYMCPLNSDGYPDSLALANNSTLTIGTIDEIQKLHIRTVPLYESPRKICYQEVSQCFGVLSSRIEVQDASGGTTALRPSASTQALSSSVSTSKLFSSSTAPHETSFGEEVEVHNLLIIDQHTFEVLHAHQFLQNEYALSLVSCKLGKDPNTYFIVGTAMVYPEEAEPKQGRIVVFHYSDGKLQSLAEKEVKGAVYSMVEFNGKLLASINSTVRLYEWTAEKELRTECNHYNNIMALYLKTKGDFILVGDLMRSVLLLAYKPMEGNFEEIARDFNPNWMSAVEILDDDNFLGAENAFNLFVCQKDSAATTDEERQHLQEVGLSHLGEFVNVFCHGSLVMQNLGETSTPTQGSVLFGTVNGMIGLVTSLSESWYNLLLDMQNRLNKVIKSVGKIEHSFWRSFHTERKTEPATGFIDGDLIESFLDISRPKMQEVVANLQIDDGSGMKREATVDDLIKIVEELTRIH